A genomic segment from Elusimicrobiota bacterium encodes:
- a CDS encoding HU family DNA-binding protein, translating to MNKKDLIESLTQLFATRKEAKDAIEKVFSTIRQALRKGDKVIISELGTFRTYISKAREGRNPNTGEIFQVPPKRKIRFRQSKDLFD from the coding sequence ATGAATAAGAAAGATTTAATTGAATCACTCACTCAATTATTTGCAACAAGAAAAGAAGCCAAAGACGCGATTGAAAAAGTTTTTTCTACAATAAGACAAGCTTTAAGGAAAGGCGATAAAGTAATAATTTCCGAATTAGGAACTTTCAGAACTTATATATCTAAAGCCAGGGAGGGCCGAAATCCCAATACCGGGGAAATATTTCAGGTACCTCCCAAAAGAAAAATCCGTTTTCGGCAATCAAAAGATTTGTTTGACTGA
- a CDS encoding MerR family transcriptional regulator — protein sequence MTTNIDLPPIPDKQFFPIGEVSRILQLPAYVLRYWESQFRILRPMRRNSGQRKYTRNDIETIFQVKDLLHNKKFTIAGAKKYLSGDRRKKDETVTLNVNMGGVSSKSVDTSVLKEVKHELEDILKILKK from the coding sequence ATGACCACAAATATAGATTTACCTCCGATTCCAGATAAGCAATTTTTCCCAATAGGGGAAGTAAGCCGGATCTTACAGCTTCCTGCTTATGTTTTGCGTTATTGGGAAAGCCAATTTAGAATTTTAAGGCCGATGCGGCGAAATTCCGGCCAGCGAAAATATACCAGGAACGATATAGAAACTATTTTTCAGGTAAAAGACCTGCTTCATAATAAAAAATTTACAATTGCCGGAGCTAAGAAATATTTGTCGGGCGATCGCAGGAAAAAAGATGAAACCGTAACATTAAATGTCAATATGGGTGGAGTTTCTTCCAAGTCAGTCGATACAAGTGTTCTAAAAGAAGTTAAACACGAGCTTGAAGATATTTTGAAAATACTGAAGAAGTGA